A stretch of DNA from Shewanella sediminis HAW-EB3:
ATGAAACTACAGCTCAGGTATTGAGGCTCTGCACCCATCATCGCCAGATCGTTAACCGTGCCGGCGATAGCCAGTTTGCCGATATCGCCGCCGGCGAAGAAAATAGGGGCGACGGTAAACGAGTCTGTGGTAAATGCCGTCTCACCGGACAGGTTCAGTAGTGCCGCATCCTCTTCGCTGTTCAGGATCGGATTATGAAACTCACTGAAGAAAATATCCTGGATCAGTGCGTTCATCTCTTTACCACCGCCACCATGGCTAAGCTGAACGGTTTTGCTCTTCATTTTATTCGACATGGTTAAACTCCGTTGTAGCGGTAGTAAGCGTTACAGGCACCTTCAGAGCTGACCATACAACTGCCCAGTGGTGATTCAGGACTGCAACCTCGCCCGAAGACTTTACAATCTTTCGGGTTAGCGAGTCCGCGCAGGATATCACCGCACTGACAGGCTTTATGGTCGTCGATCTCTTTTACCGGCAACCTGTCGGCGTAGATGAGTTCAGCATCCCGGTGGGCATATTGTGAGCTGAGTTTCAGGGCGGAATTTGGGATCGGGCCGAGTCCACGCCAGCGGAAATCTTCTCTTATTTCGAAGAAGTGCTCGTTCTTCTCCTGTGCGGCAAGGTTTCCCTCTTCGGTCACGGCTCGGCTATATTGCACATCGAGCTCGGCCACACCTTGCGCCTTCTGCTTGGTAATTCTTAAGATGGACTCCATAACGTCGACAGGTTCAAAACCCGATACCACAACAGGCATATGGTAATTATCAACGGCAGGACGATAGACCTTAGCGCCACTTATCACGCTGACGTGAGCCGGACCGATAAAGGCGTTAACCGTCGCCTTGGGATCCGCCATGACCGCATCCATTGCCGGTGGCACTAACACATGGTTGATATGAAACAGCAGGTTATCGATATTTCTCTTTTCTGCCTGCTCGAGAAGAACCGCTGTCATAGGGGTAGATGTTTCAAAGCCGATAGCAAAGAAGATAACGGTTTTATCCGGGTTATCGATGGCGATAGCCAGAGTATCGAGTGGATCGTAGATCGGACGAATGTCGCACCCTTTCGACCTGAACTCGGCGAGGCTGCCTTTCGAACCCG
This window harbors:
- the hypD gene encoding hydrogenase formation protein HypD, whose product is MLALKSLYQGFRDPKTIAKLAEMIAIEAAKCSEPINIMEVCGGHTHTIMKYGLNQLLPENIKFIHGPGCPVCIMPKERIDHAATLASLPNVILVTLGDMIRVPGSKGSLAEFRSKGCDIRPIYDPLDTLAIAIDNPDKTVIFFAIGFETSTPMTAVLLEQAEKRNIDNLLFHINHVLVPPAMDAVMADPKATVNAFIGPAHVSVISGAKVYRPAVDNYHMPVVVSGFEPVDVMESILRITKQKAQGVAELDVQYSRAVTEEGNLAAQEKNEHFFEIREDFRWRGLGPIPNSALKLSSQYAHRDAELIYADRLPVKEIDDHKACQCGDILRGLANPKDCKVFGRGCSPESPLGSCMVSSEGACNAYYRYNGV